From the genome of Corallococcus macrosporus DSM 14697:
CTTCGACGCGGTGTGGGACGCCCTCACGGCCGCCAACCGGGGGCGCCTGCTGCAGGCCCTCGTCGGCCGAGTCGTAGTGGATGAGGAGACGGACAGAGTGGACGTGCACCTTGCCCATGCAGGTGAATCCGCGACGCCCGTGCGCGAGGAGGTGGCGGCGTGAGCGCGAGTCCCGAGTCTCGGCCGGCGGAGGCCGGCCTCGTCAGCGCGCAGTTTTACCGCGTGCGGCGCTCGAAGGTGCGCTTCCGGGAGGGGGCGCGCCCCCCGTCGCGAGAAGCGGCGCGCCGGCCAGCGCACGTCGCGCGCATGCTGGCCCTGGCGCACCACGTGGAGTCCGTCATTGCGCGAGGGCTGGTGGCGAGCGCGGCGGACGTCGCGGGCCAGTTGGGCTTTACCCGCGCGCGCGTGACGCACCTGCTGGACTTGCAGCTGCTGGCGCCTGACATCCAAGAGGAGGTGTTGTTCCTCGAGGCCGTGGATGGTGAGGAGCCCCTCAGCGAGCGAGGCCTGCGGGCCATTGCTCACGCGGGGACGTGGGACGCGCAGCGCGTGCGCTGGCGCGAAGTGAAGGCTTCATTCTGAGACAGGCGCCCGAATACGCGGACTCTTTGGTGTAGCGTGAGTGCAAGAGGCTGAATTGTTGTCCGCGTTGAGAGTGCGCGGGCTGTATGCCCCGCGAGGAAAGCGAGCGAGAGCACATGCAGAACGACATGAAGGGCATCATCCAGGCTGCGGTGGCAGAGGAGGTGGGGAAGACGATGGGCCGGCAGGTGGAGCTGCTGGAGCAGATTGCTCATTTCCTGGGCATTGAGTCCGGCCCGACTCCTGCGGCGTCCGCTCCGAAGCGCGCACCCGTGCCTCCTCCCGCGCCGAAGCGCACGCCTGCGCCCGCTACCGGGCCCGCGCCGAAGCGCCCGTCCTCGGTGCCTGTGCGGAAGTATGTGAGGCAGGAGGCCGCGCCGAAGCCCACGCGGGCCGGCCCCGCGCCCCAGAAGAGCCGCGGGCGCCCGCGCGCAGCGGGACGCACGGTGGCGTCCGTCCCCAGCTCCAGTCCCAGCCCCGCGACGCCCGTCGCATACGAGGTGGGGCAGGAGGTGCGTTACAAGCAGGGGAGGGGCAGCTTCTCGGCGAAGGTGACGGCCGTCGACGCGAAGGCGAAGACGGTGACGTTGGCGCGTGTCTCCGACAGCCTGAAGGTGGTGCGCCCTTTCGACAAGGTGACGCCAGCCTGAATCTGGGCCGCGAAGCGCCCTCTTCGGAGGGCGCTCCTGCGGCCAGTCGTTTAGTACTACCCGGTCACATGCGCGACGGCCCACGAGGAGGCGCGCGAGCGCGGATCGGGCGCAGGCATAGGGGGCAGTGACCGATGCGCCGCAGCAGCAAGCATTGGAGCTGCCGCCGCACCTGGGGCAGTGTCCACCGCACCTTCCTCCGGGGGGAAAAGCGCCCGACGCAGGGCGAGGAAGCCATGGGCCACCATGCAGAGCGTGGCGTGGTGATGGAAGCCTCGCCAGCTTCTGCCCTCGAAGTGGTCCAGGCCGACCTCGCCCTTCATCTCCTGGTAATCGCGCTCCACCCGCCAGCGCAGCCTGGCCATGCGCACCAACTCCTTCAGCGGGGTGTCCTCCGGCAGCGAGGATAGGTAGTACTTCGTCGGGCCTGCCTCCCCCCGCGGCCACTCCACCAGCAACCAGACTTCCTCGCTGGGCGCTGCCCGCTCCATGTGTCGCTCCGCGGTGCGGACGCGCAGTGCGGCAAATCGCGAGGACTGCATGCCCCGGCTGCCTTGCCGCCACTGCACGCGATGGAAGGCGGACCGAGGCAGTTGCGCCGCCAGTTGCTCGATGAGCACCGGGCTCTGGCCGCTGGCATCGAAGTAGCGTGTCCGAGGGCGGCCCCTCTGGTGCGGCACCCGCTGGGGAGCCTGCGGCTTGGAGTCAGGAGGCCAGACGTTGGTGTTGCCCTGGATTCCCATCAGGAAGTGCAGCCCCTTGGCGCGCAGTGCCTCGCGAAACTCACGGCAGTTGCCATAGCCCGGGTCGGCCAGGACGACGTGGTGGCGCACGCCCCAGCCCAGCGCGTCGTCGAGTTGCTCGAGTGCCAGTTCCCACTTGCGCTTGAAGCCGACCTCCGGCGGGACGCCTGCCGTTCGCATCCGGCGCCTGTCCTGTGTCCACTCCTCGGGCAGGTACAGGCGCATGGCGATGCAGCCGCTGCCCTTCTCGCCTGCCAGATGCAGACTGACCGCCACCTGGCAATTGTCCGTGCGGCCCAGCGTTCCGGAGTACTGGCGGGCTACGCCGACCGAATGCACGCCCTTCTTTGGGAAGCCCGTATCGTCGAGGACGAGAGCCTCCAGGCCCGGCAACTCGCGTTGCAGCTTCAGCGCCAGGCGCCGTCGCATCTCGGCGTCATCCCAGCTCGCACCGGACACGCACTGCTGGAGTCGCTGGCGCATGGCCTCCGTCTGGTCCGGCTCCTCGACGAGCCGGGCCGCCATGGGCTCGATGCTCTTGCGCTCTCCGTCCAGCAGCAGGCCGGTGACATAGCCGCCCAAGGCGCGACGTCTCTCAGTGCGGCCCATTCCCACCGTCATCGAGTCCAGGTACTCGCTCAGCTCCTGGTCGAGCTTGCGTAGCTGTGTGGGCGTCATGCCCATTCAACACGGGGCGCCAACGCTCGATTCATGTGACCGGGTAGTATTAGAGCTCCTAACAAAAATATGGATTGAGGTAGACGCGCCGGTGGATGAACGGGCGGGCCATGAGCACCTGGGAGCCATGGTTCGCGAACGCGTACCGGACGTGCTGTGGGAGCGGGTGGCCCCACTGCTGCCGGTTCCCAAGAAGAAGAAGCTTGGGCGGCCAACGTCCACGACACCCACGATTTGTTCCCCCTGTTGGATGCAGAGCCCGACGTGAATCAACCCCGTGGAGGTCTCGACATCGGCCCGGCAAGCTGCATGCGGATAAGGCGTACTCTTCGCGCAAGAACCGCCGTGGTCTGCGCAAACGCGGCATCACGCCCCGCATCGCACGGCCCGGCATTGAGTCGAAGCAGCACCTGGGCCGACACCGGTGGGTAGTGGAGCGCACCAACGCATGGCTCCATCAGCAGCGGCGCCTGCGAGTGCGCGCCGGGACGATGTCCACTTCGCCCTCCTCGTGCTCGGTAGCTGCTTGATACTCTTTCGAGGGCTTCAAACCTGATTTTTGTTAGGAACACTAAATATGATCGATTTGTTCGAACCGAGAATGCCGGAAGACAAGCTGCACGAGAGCTTTCGTTTGATCCGGCAAGATCCGGCCTACGCGCCGGTCATGCCGGTCATTCAAGGCTGGGCGGCTGGATTGCTTGAGCGGCGCCGGGAAGGAGACAAGTTCGTCAAGGAACTCCAATCCACATTCAATTCCGCGATGTGGGAGCTCTACCTGAACAGAGCGCTGATGGAGCTGGGGTTCGAGGTCGATTTTTCGAAGTCGGCGCCTGACTTTTGCGTGACGACCCCGGGTGGATACCGGTTCAATATCGAGGCCGTTATCTCCGACCGGTCACCAAGCGCTCCGACGATAGCCGGCTTGAGCGAGCAAGACTTCAAGATCCAAAGTGCCCTGAAGCTGATCGGCAAGCTGAATGATAAGGTGCGCCTCTATCGGGGGGATGGGGGCAAGAAATATCCCTATGGCGTGCTGGAGCACGTCCGGGAGGCTCCATTCGTTGTGGCGATCGCGCCGTTCGACAGTGACCTCTCGCTGACGCAGAACAACGAGCTCATCAATCTGGTGTTGTTCGGCCTTGGAGCACCTTCGCACGAGGCCGACACCTTCGGGCATCAAGAGAGGGTCGTCAGAATCCAGAAGAAACCCGGCACCGAGATTGACGTCGGGATTTTCACGAATGATTCCTTCAAGGAAATCAGCGCAGTGATCTTCTCGACGACCGGCACGTTCGGGAAGGCCGTCATCGAAAGCGGGATTGATCGGCTGGTGCGGTCGTGCCGTTACAGGGTCATCGACAAAGACCTTGCTCAGGCAGGCGATCCTTCCTGGTCATTGGGCGAGCAGTATCTGGCACAGGGAAAGTTGGATTTTCTCAAGAGGTACCGGTGGGAGGACGAATCCCTCATTTACGGTATGGATGTCCGCATATGCTCCTCCCGAGTTCACCGAGAGACGCATCTCGACGGCCTGCACATCTACTATAATCCCTACGCCGAGCACCCGCTCGACCCTGGCACATTCTGGTCGGCTGAGATCACCCACAACTTTTACGATGTGGCTGCGGACGGACCGCAGCAGGATCATCCGGACGGAGCGCTGGTTTCACGGCAGGTCCATGCGCCAAATTCCCTGGCTCTCGCACACCTTCTCCATTCCAACGGTTTCATGCGTTAATAGTAGTATTAAGGGCGGGAAGGCGCTGCACGCTCGTCGTCACGGCTCGTAGGCCATGTCGTCGAGCTGCTCCTGGGCGATGGCGCGGTAGTGAGGCACGACTTCCACGGCGAGCACTTCCCGTCTCTCCTGGCGGGCGCTGCTGACGTCCCCCTTGTCCTGGTGCCGGTACATCCGAGCCAGCGCTTCCATGTGCCTGCGGGAGCCTTCTCGGATGCGCCGAATCTCCTCACGCAAGAGGCCTAACGCGCCCTCCTCCGAGGCGAGCGCAGTTTCGGCTTCGCCGTCGCTGAGGCCCACCTCGGAGGCCGTGCGCTTCAGCAGTGCTTTCTCCGTCATCGTGAGGGCCAGGCGCTCCTCTCCGAGGGGGACGCGGCGTGCCAGTGTGCGAATCGGGCCCCAGTCAACGGTTTCACTCACGGGTCATTTTTCCTTTGCGAGCCGCCAAGCATGAGTGTGAGGCCAAGGCTGGGGCCTCTTGCACCCCGGTTAGGGATAGGCGCACCGAGGGTGGCCTGTCCGCTGCGAGTGGTAGAGGGCTTCACAGCTTCCCAAGGGTCATGTTAATTCGACGGTCCAGTCACCTAGACCTTGCAAGTTTCGGGAGAGTGGCCCGCGACGGCGAACCTTGGTGTCCGTGGGGCCGCGCCCCTCTTTCAGGAGGATTCACAGCCATGACGAAGCGTCCGGAAGATGAAGTGTCGACGGAAGAGTTACCGCCCAGCCCCCCCGCCCCGCCTAGCCCCAGCTCGCCGCGCTTCCTCTTCTATGTGGATGACGTCCGTTACGAGGCGGTGGGGGCGCTTGAGGTGCGGTCGAATGGCGAGAAGCTCCTGAAGGCGGAGCGGCGAGTGGCGGATGGAATCCTGGCCGGCCCCTGCCTGGTTCGCCAGATTGCCAGCCCCTCCACGTTCATGATGCGCACGCGGCTGATTGAGGAGGTGCAGTTGGCCTTCCGACTCAACCACCCCAACATCGCTCAAGTCTTCCACATGCAGGTGGATGAGGATGCGGATGTGCCCTTCGCAGTCATGGAGTACGTGGGTGGGCCTTCGCTGGAGACGCTGGTGACTGCGGCGTTGGTGCGAGGCAAGCCCCTCTCAGAGGGCTTTGCCTTGTACGTGGGGGCGGAGGTGGCGGATGCGCTGCACTACGCGCACACGCTGACGTCGGAGAAGGGCGTGCCCCTGGGCATCGTCCACCGTGACGTGAGTCCTAGGCACATCGCCTTGGGCCTCCATGGAGAGGTGAAGGTGCTGGACTTCGGCTCGGCGTTCTCGCTGATGGTGGGGCGGGAGGAGTCGCCGGAGAATCTGCTGCGAGGGGACGTGGCCTACGCCTCTCCGGAGTACCTGCGCAAGGAAGGGCTGACGCCGCGCTCCGACGTCTTCAGCCTGGGGGTGTTGCTGGTGGAAGTCCTTGCGGGCAAGCACCTCTTCGAGGTGCACGACGTCCCGGTGGTGGCGAAGGAGAGCCGGTTTGTCACGGAGTCGCCGCCCACGTTGCCGCTGCAGCAGATGCAGGCCCTCATGGACACGTTCGGCCCGGACGTCGTCGAGAAGGCGGTGGCGCACCTCAATGAGGACCTCAAGGCGGTGCTGCACAAGGCCCTGCGCCTCAACCCCGAGGAGCGCTTCGCGACGGCGGCCGACATGCGGGATGCGCTGCGGGGCGTCGCCCACGCCCAGCTCCGTGCGCCCTATGGGCGCGCGGAGGCCGCCAAGGAGGCCTCCCTCGTGGTATCCGAAGGCGGGGTGCTGCGGGACCAGGTGGAGTTCGGCGAGGCCGGCCTCTACCCGGATGGGCTGGAGAAGCACGAGCTGGGACTCCCGAAGAAGGTGTAGGCCGCCAATGCTCTGCTTTCGCCTACTGCGCAATGGCCGGCACGTCGCAACCGCGGGGGTGTCGGGCTTCGGTGTCGTCTCCACCATTCTGACGTGGGTGCGCCGCCCCGATGATGAGACGCGCGACAACCCGGAGGTGGACCTCCACCTTGGGGGCTCCGTGGGCAGGGAGTACCGCGAGCACCTGAAGTGGTGTTACGCCAAGGACATCCGTGCGGGCGACGTCCTCACGGTGGAGGTGCGTGAGGACTTGGAGCCAGACCCTCCGAGGGAGAGGCGCCTCGACGAGGAAGCGGGGCTGGACGATGTGGCCCGCCTCCAACTGAGGAAGAAAGCCCTGGAGGCGCAGCTCGCCGACGTGAATGAGGAGCTGGCGGAGCGCGGCGCGGCGTAGCGGGGTGCCTCCTCCTTCGGACGGGGAGGCGCTCCGTCATCGCCGGAGCCGCTCGGGTTGGGGGCGCGCGTGCCCCGATGCAGGGCCTCGAGGCATGGGGCCCTGCACGCCGGGCCTGCTCCCTGCTCGGAGACGCCGGAGCACCGGCCGCAATCCGCCTGACGCTGGAGGGGGCCAGGGTCTTCGGGGCGCTGCTTCAGCGGGCCAGCTCGGTGGTGATGCGGACGAGGGCGTCCAGCTTCGACGCGTCGAGCTTCCTCGCCAAGAAGATCAGCCGCCGCAGCGTCACATCGTCGTCCGGCCGAGTTGGACTCCCGCTACTGGGGGACTCGGTGAGGCCCATCAGGTCCTCCGGGGAGACCATCAACTCGATGCACAGCTTCTTCAGTGTCTCGACGCTGGGAATCATCTGCCCGCGCTCAATCCGGCTGTAGACGGCAGAGGCCAGCCCCACGCGCTCAGCGACTTGGACCTGCGTCAGACTCATCTGTTCCCGAGCGAGGCGGGCGATACTCCCGAGGTGCGCTGCGAGCTGTTGGTTCATAGGTACAAGGGAGTATACCTGAGTTGCGCGTTGTCAAGGGAGTACGATTCCATCAACGCACGCCCGACAAAAGCTGAATGAGAGCAAGGGCCTGGCGTCCGTCCAACTGGTGCACACGGCGTCGCAGGGCGTCCTTCGCGGCAGCAACGACGTCCGGCGGCAGTGCATCGGGATAGCCCAGCAACTCATTGGGAGAGGCTTCGAGGACGGTGCACAGACGGTACAGCGTCCGGACGCTGGGGAGCGTTCGCCCGCGCTCGAGCCGGCTGTAGACGCCGGGGGAGATGCCGATGAGGTGGGCCACCTCTGTCTGCTTCAGTCCTGCCCGAAGGCGGGCCGCGCGAAGGGTGTCGCTGATGACGCTGGGCAGGGGGCGGGCGGGCTCCTTCGTAAGGGCGAAGTCGCGGACATCAAGTGGGATATGCATTCCAGTGAAACTATACCCAATAGTCTAGTTGACTTCACCTTTGGGCACGGGCCGGCATCTCCCGGGAGGAGTGGTCAGGGGTGGGATAAGACTTCGCACGATTTCCCCGGGCTTCTGGTAGCGTGGGCCGGCGCCTGGGAGGGAGTCGCATGCGCGTGGCCGCAGTCCTGCTGTCCTACAGAGTCTCGAGGAAGTCGCCATGAGGGACAACGGCCCCCCAGCCGTGCTGTCCCCTGGGGACTCGGTGATGGGCTACACGGTGGTGAGGCAACTGGACCGAGGTGGCTTCGGCACCGTGTACCTCGCGACGAATGACGGGCAGCCCTGCGCACTGAAGCTCGTGGAGCGGCAGCGCGTGGAGGGGCGGGTGGAGAAGGAAATCTCCATCCTCTTGCGCTTGACGCACCCGAACGTGGTGGGCATTCGCGGCTTCACATACTGGCAAGCCGAGGAGCGCGACTTCGCCCTCATCGCCATGGAGTACGTGGAGGGGCGGAAGCTGAGCGCGTGGGTGAAGGATGAGAACCCCTCGGCCCGGCGAATCGCGAAGGTGACGCTCGACATGGCGCGGGCGCTGAAGGCCTCGCACGAGGCGGGAGTGGTGCACCGGGATGTGAAGGACGCCAACGTCATGGTGCGCGACGCGGACGGCCTGGCGGTGCTGGTGGACTACGGCATCGGGGACTACGCGGGAGCCCCCTCCGGCATCACCCAGTCCATGCTGCCGCCAGGGACGATGGAGTACCGGCCCCCCGAGGCTTGGCTCTTCCTGCAGAAGTACCTCGGCCAGAAGACGAGCGCCCGCTACGTGTCCGCCCCCTCGGATGACATGTGGGCCCTGGGCACCGTCCTCTACCGCCTCCTGACGGCGAGGTTGCCCTTCGACGCGGGGACGGAGGAGGACTACATCCGGAGTGTCATCAGCAAGTCGCCTGTGCCCCCTCACCACGTCAACCGCTTCGTCCCGGAGCGGCTGGGCATGTTGTGCATGCGGCTGCTGGAGAAGGACCCTGCTGCACGTCCAGACGCGAGCGCTGTCTGTGCGGCCCTGGAGCAGCTCCTGTCGGGGGCGGAGGGGGAGGCGTGGGACACGCCCTTGTTCGAAGCATATGGCCCGAACTCGGCCACGACGGAGGGCGAGGGGAACGCGCTGAAGCGGTGGGCAAAGCGGCCCTTGCGCCAGATGCGTCGTGGCAAGCCGCCGGGGCCGGAGCTGCCGGAAGTCCCAGGCGAAGGCAGGCCCGCGGCATTGCCACCCGAGGCCCCGCCCGTACCTGCGGCCACGCGGCCTGTGGAGGCGCAGTTGCCGGGCTTGGCGCTCGATGCCGGGGTGGGGGCGGAAGCCGCAATGGAGGCGGACGGCGCGCTGGAAGCAGCGCTCGTGGCCCCCGGCGTCGAGGCAGGGCGGCCCTCGGTTCTTTCGCGACTCCGGCTGGGGCGTGTGCTGGGCGCGGGGCTGCTGGCCATGACCCTCGCGTCGGGGGCGTACTTCTCACTGCGGACGGACTCACCGCAGCCGCAGGCTGTCACCGGCCAAGAAGTAGCGCCATATATAGAAAAACCTCAAGCTGCCCCGGCCGCAGCTCCCACCGGGCCGGAGGCAACACCTGCGGCCGTCGCTCCCCCCGCGACGCTTCCCGAGGTGACTGCCACCGTGACGACGACGAAGAGTGACTCCCCGACCTCCCCGCCGGTGCCTGCCAAGAAGGCCACGAGGAGCGTCAGCAGTGCCTTGGCGACGGCCGCCCTCTGCACCACGTTCGCGTGCTCCGGTCCCCAGGTGCGCCCGGCTCCCGACCCTGAACCGTGCCCGGCAGGCTCTGTGGAGGGCATGAGGAAGCTGGGCATGAAGAGTGGAGACTACGAGGCTGCGAGCTTCGTCCGAGGGGACCAAAAAGTCGTAACGGTGAGGGACGGCACTGCACAGATCATCCTGGGCGGGGACAAGGCCACGCTGTCTGGGCGACTCACTATTGCCGACCGCGTCTATGTCCGACTGACGCGGGTGCGATTTCGCGGAGAGAGCTTCCCCGTGTGCCTGGAAGTGCTGGACACCTCTCGCAACCGCGGACTGGAGATAGAGGGTGGCGGAGGGGAGACGGGCAAGGCTCGCGTGTACTCTGCCGTCTTCGTCAAGGCAGTGAGTGAGTTTGAATGACTTGTCGCTGTTGAGTAGACGCCCGTGAGTCGCCAGCGGTGTCGCCGCTGGCTTGGTAGGGGAGACGTCGCGTGCATCATTCCGTGTCGGCCGTGCTGCTTTTCCTCCTCCTCGTAGGGGAGGGGACGGCCCTGGCGCAGTCGCCCGCAACCACCGTGGGACTGAGCGTTCGCCGAATCGAGCTGGTTGCGGATGATGCTCAGCCAGCAGTTGAAGTGGCGGTGAGCCCAGGACTTTCGACGATGTTCCTCTTTGATTCGGAGGTGAGTCGAGAGGGGCTGACGCTCGAGGGACGCGAGCGCTTCGCGCTGGTGGACGCTGGGCTTACTGTCTTGCGCCTGATCCCGTCAGAGAAAATCTCGGCGGGAGAACGGCTCAAGCTGACAGTGCGTTTCCAGGATGGCGCGGCCCCGGCGAGCGCGACGTTTGTCCTGGTCGCCCACCCCGCACGGTCGGAGGCTCATGTCGAAGTCTATCGGCGCAAGAGGAGCGTCGAGACGTACCAAGAGGAAGTCCGGCAGGCGCGCATCGAGGCTGAGAAATGCCGAGAGGAGAATGAGCGCCTACGCGCGGAGCGAAGCGCTCCGGATGGGCTGACGGGACTCATCTCGACGGAAGTCCTCAGTGGGCGGGGCGCTGAGTTCCGCGACGTGACTAGGAGTGTGACGCTGGCCCCAGGAGGAGCAGCAGCCAAACACGCTGTCAATGCATACCGTGCCGCACACAGGGTGGCCGTCGAGGTCTTCCTCGTGCCGCGGGGTGATGACCAACCGTGGACAGCGGTGGGGGCGACGCTCAGGGGCAGAGCCAACGAGGAGCTGAAGGTGCTTCAAGTCTGGCAGTCTGGCCCTGTTGCCCCAGGCTCGGTTGGCCCGCGTGTGGTGGTAGAGGCCGAGGCAGCATCCGAGTCTCCTCAAGGCCCCTTCACGCTGAAGCTCTGGGACGCGGATGGGCGGCGCACCGTCACCCTGGGCAACGTCACCTTCCCTTAACCCTGCGGGCACCACCTCCAAGTCCTTTCGTGGGTTTCCTGCATTGGGGCTTGTACCGAATGCCAATCTAGGGTCCAATGGACTATACCTATTGGTCTAGTCCA
Proteins encoded in this window:
- a CDS encoding PspA, with the translated sequence MQNDMKGIIQAAVAEEVGKTMGRQVELLEQIAHFLGIESGPTPAASAPKRAPVPPPAPKRTPAPATGPAPKRPSSVPVRKYVRQEAAPKPTRAGPAPQKSRGRPRAAGRTVASVPSSSPSPATPVAYEVGQEVRYKQGRGSFSAKVTAVDAKAKTVTLARVSDSLKVVRPFDKVTPA
- a CDS encoding IS701 family transposase; the protein is MTPTQLRKLDQELSEYLDSMTVGMGRTERRRALGGYVTGLLLDGERKSIEPMAARLVEEPDQTEAMRQRLQQCVSGASWDDAEMRRRLALKLQRELPGLEALVLDDTGFPKKGVHSVGVARQYSGTLGRTDNCQVAVSLHLAGEKGSGCIAMRLYLPEEWTQDRRRMRTAGVPPEVGFKRKWELALEQLDDALGWGVRHHVVLADPGYGNCREFREALRAKGLHFLMGIQGNTNVWPPDSKPQAPQRVPHQRGRPRTRYFDASGQSPVLIEQLAAQLPRSAFHRVQWRQGSRGMQSSRFAALRVRTAERHMERAAPSEEVWLLVEWPRGEAGPTKYYLSSLPEDTPLKELVRMARLRWRVERDYQEMKGEVGLDHFEGRSWRGFHHHATLCMVAHGFLALRRALFPPEEGAVDTAPGAAAAPMLAAAAHRSLPPMPAPDPRSRASSWAVAHVTG
- a CDS encoding DUSAM domain-containing protein — its product is MSETVDWGPIRTLARRVPLGEERLALTMTEKALLKRTASEVGLSDGEAETALASEEGALGLLREEIRRIREGSRRHMEALARMYRHQDKGDVSSARQERREVLAVEVVPHYRAIAQEQLDDMAYEP
- a CDS encoding serine/threonine-protein kinase, translating into MTKRPEDEVSTEELPPSPPAPPSPSSPRFLFYVDDVRYEAVGALEVRSNGEKLLKAERRVADGILAGPCLVRQIASPSTFMMRTRLIEEVQLAFRLNHPNIAQVFHMQVDEDADVPFAVMEYVGGPSLETLVTAALVRGKPLSEGFALYVGAEVADALHYAHTLTSEKGVPLGIVHRDVSPRHIALGLHGEVKVLDFGSAFSLMVGREESPENLLRGDVAYASPEYLRKEGLTPRSDVFSLGVLLVEVLAGKHLFEVHDVPVVAKESRFVTESPPTLPLQQMQALMDTFGPDVVEKAVAHLNEDLKAVLHKALRLNPEERFATAADMRDALRGVAHAQLRAPYGRAEAAKEASLVVSEGGVLRDQVEFGEAGLYPDGLEKHELGLPKKV
- a CDS encoding helix-turn-helix domain-containing protein, whose product is MNQQLAAHLGSIARLAREQMSLTQVQVAERVGLASAVYSRIERGQMIPSVETLKKLCIELMVSPEDLMGLTESPSSGSPTRPDDDVTLRRLIFLARKLDASKLDALVRITTELAR
- a CDS encoding helix-turn-helix domain-containing protein, which gives rise to MHIPLDVRDFALTKEPARPLPSVISDTLRAARLRAGLKQTEVAHLIGISPGVYSRLERGRTLPSVRTLYRLCTVLEASPNELLGYPDALPPDVVAAAKDALRRRVHQLDGRQALALIQLLSGVR
- a CDS encoding serine/threonine protein kinase, giving the protein MRDNGPPAVLSPGDSVMGYTVVRQLDRGGFGTVYLATNDGQPCALKLVERQRVEGRVEKEISILLRLTHPNVVGIRGFTYWQAEERDFALIAMEYVEGRKLSAWVKDENPSARRIAKVTLDMARALKASHEAGVVHRDVKDANVMVRDADGLAVLVDYGIGDYAGAPSGITQSMLPPGTMEYRPPEAWLFLQKYLGQKTSARYVSAPSDDMWALGTVLYRLLTARLPFDAGTEEDYIRSVISKSPVPPHHVNRFVPERLGMLCMRLLEKDPAARPDASAVCAALEQLLSGAEGEAWDTPLFEAYGPNSATTEGEGNALKRWAKRPLRQMRRGKPPGPELPEVPGEGRPAALPPEAPPVPAATRPVEAQLPGLALDAGVGAEAAMEADGALEAALVAPGVEAGRPSVLSRLRLGRVLGAGLLAMTLASGAYFSLRTDSPQPQAVTGQEVAPYIEKPQAAPAAAPTGPEATPAAVAPPATLPEVTATVTTTKSDSPTSPPVPAKKATRSVSSALATAALCTTFACSGPQVRPAPDPEPCPAGSVEGMRKLGMKSGDYEAASFVRGDQKVVTVRDGTAQIILGGDKATLSGRLTIADRVYVRLTRVRFRGESFPVCLEVLDTSRNRGLEIEGGGGETGKARVYSAVFVKAVSEFE
- a CDS encoding DUF2381 family protein encodes the protein MHHSVSAVLLFLLLVGEGTALAQSPATTVGLSVRRIELVADDAQPAVEVAVSPGLSTMFLFDSEVSREGLTLEGRERFALVDAGLTVLRLIPSEKISAGERLKLTVRFQDGAAPASATFVLVAHPARSEAHVEVYRRKRSVETYQEEVRQARIEAEKCREENERLRAERSAPDGLTGLISTEVLSGRGAEFRDVTRSVTLAPGGAAAKHAVNAYRAAHRVAVEVFLVPRGDDQPWTAVGATLRGRANEELKVLQVWQSGPVAPGSVGPRVVVEAEAASESPQGPFTLKLWDADGRRTVTLGNVTFP